A single Bos mutus isolate GX-2022 chromosome 25, NWIPB_WYAK_1.1, whole genome shotgun sequence DNA region contains:
- the CIITA gene encoding MHC class II transactivator isoform X7, with protein MELGPLEGSYLELLNSSADPLQLYHLYDRMDLTGEEEIELCSEPDTDTINCEQFSRLLCDMEGDEETREAYANIAELDQYVFQDTQLEGLSKDIFIEHIGLEEMISESVEVLEEAGQKSQKRPFPEELPVDLKHRKLAEPLTMPVVTGTFLVGPVSDSLVQPCPPPPALFNTEPASSQTRLKDAAPPSSSLLSCLSLPAGPIQIIRTLPTLPQGLWPISGTGTGVSSILIYQSEMPPASQTPPSSGPAVQSLPKSPDRPGSASPFAPSAADLPSMPEPALTSRAGLTEDEMSPTKCPAAGGASSKLPKWPESVEQFYQSLRDKYQAQPTGPEGTLVDMDLVRVRLEKSSGKSQERELATLDWAERQPARGGLAEVLLAASDRQQPRETRVIAVLGKAGHGKSHWARAVSRAWAHGQLPQYDFVFCVPCHRLDRPGTSYRLQDLLSSLGPQPLPVDDEVLSYIARRPNRILLILDGFEDLEAHDGSLHSTGGPGSAEPRSLRGLLAGLLQRKLLRGCTLLLTAWPRGRLAQSLSKVDALFEVAGFSAQQVETYVRRYFESEGTAEHQERALALLQARPFLLSHSHSPTVCRTVCQLAEALLQRSDEAQLPSTLTGLYVGLLGPAARDGPPGALAELARLAWELGRAHQRGLKAGCLPSAEARAWAVAQGWLRPTPGAPETELAFSSFLLQCFLGAVWLALSSEIKDKELPQYLALTPRKKRPYDNWLEGVPRFLVGLVFQPRAGCLGALAGPAATTSADRKQKVLTRYLKRLQPGTLQAGRLLELLHCAHEALDPGLWQHVLQGLPARLSFLGTRLTPPDTHVLGSALEAAGRDFSLDLRSTGVDASGLGSLVGLSCVTRFRAALSDTVELWESLQQRGEAKLLRAVEEKFTIEPFKAKSMKDVEDLGNLVQIQRTRSSSEAAAGELPAVRDLKKLEFALGPVLGPQVFPKLVKILEAFTSLQHLDLDSLSENKIGDEGVAQLSATFPQLKALETLNLSQNNITDVGACKLAEALPALATSLLRLSLYNNCICDAGAESLAHALPDMVSLRVLDVQYNKFTAAGAQQLAAGLRKCPQVKTLAMWTPTIPFGVQEHLQQLDPRIILR; from the exons ATGGAGCTGGGGCCTCTAGAAGGCAGTTACTTAGAACTTCTCAACAGCAGTGCTGACCCTTTGCAGCTCTACCACCTCTACGACCGGATGGATCTGAcaggagaagaagaaatagagCTCTGCTCAG AGCCTGACACAGACACCATCAACTGCGAACAGTTCAGCAGGCTGTTGTGTGACATGGAAGGTGATGAAGAGACCAGGGAAGCTTATGCCAATATCG CGGAATTGGACCAGTACGTCTTCCAGGACACCCAGCTGGAGGGCCTGAGCAAAGACATTTTCA TCGAGCACATAGGATTGGAAGAAATGATCAGCGAGAGCGTGGAGGtgctggaggaggcagggcagaAAAGTCAGAAGAGAC CCTTCCCAGAGGAGCTGCCTGTGGATCTGAAGCACCGGAAGCTAG CCGAGCCCCTCACCATGCCCGTGGTGACTGGCACTTTCCTGGTGGGGCCAGTGAGCGACTCCTTGGTTCAGCCCTGCCCGCCACCTCCTGCTCTGTTCAACACGGAGCCAGCATCCAGCCAGACCCGGCTGAAGGACGCAG CGCCTCCATCCAGTTCCTTGTTGAGCTGCCTGAGTCTTCCCGCGGGACCCATTCAGATTATCCGCACTCTCCCCACTCTGCCCCAGGGGCTCTGGCCGATCTCAGGGACTGGGACGGGGGTCTCCAGTATACTCATCTACCAAA GTGAGATGCCCCCGGCCAGCCAAACACCCCCATCCAGCGGGCCTGCTGTCCAGAGCCTTCCCAAGTCCCCAGACCGGCCTGGCTCTGCCAGCCCCTTTGCCCCGTCTGCCGCTGACCTCCCCAGCATGCCCGAACCGGCCCTCACCTCCCGTGCAGGCCTGACAG aggatgagatgtcccCCACCAAATGCCCAGCAGCTGGCGGGGCCTCCAGCAAACTTCCCAAGTGGCCTG AGAGCGTGGAGCAGTTCTACCAGTCGCTACGGGACAAGTACCAGGCCCAGCCCACCGGCCCGGAAGGCACCCTGGTGGACATGGACCTGGTGAGGGTGAGGCTGGAGAAGAGCAGCGGGAAGAGCCAGGAGAGAGAGCTGGCCACCCTGGACTGGGCAGAGCGGCAGCCGGCCCGAGGGGGTCTGGCCGAGGTGCTGCTGGCCGCCAGCGACCGCCAGCAGCCCCGGGAGACGCGGGTGATCGCTGTGCTGGGCAAAGCGGGACATGGGAAGAGTCACTGGGCCCGGGCCGTGAGCCGGGCCTGGGCCCACGGCCAGCTGCCACAGTACGACTTTGTCTTCTGTGTCCCCTGCCATCGTTTGGACCGTCCGGGGACCTCCTACCGCCTGCAGGATCTGCTGTCCTCCCTGGGCCCGCAGCCGTTGCCGGTGGACGACGAGGTCCTCAGTTACATTGCGAGGAGGCCCAACCGCATCCTGCTCATCCTGGATGGCTTCGAGGACCTGGAAGCCCACGATGGCTCCCTGCACAGCACAGGAGGCCCCGGGTCGGCAGAGCCCCGCTCCCTCCGGGGGCTGCTGGCGGGCCTCCTCCAGCGCAAGCTGCTGCGGGGCTGCACCCTGCTGCTCACGGCCTGGCCCCGGGGCCGCCTGGCCCAGAGCCTGAGCAAGGTGGACGCCCTGTTTGAGGTGGCCGGCTTCTCGGCCCAGCAGGTTGAGACCTATGTGAGGCGTTACTTTGAGTCGGAGGGGACCGCTGAGCACCAAGAGAGAGCCCTGGCGCTCCTGCAGGCCCGGCCGTTCCTCCTGAGCCACAGCCACAGCCCCACCGTGTGCCGGACCGTGTGCCAGCTCGCGGAGGCCCTCCTGCAGCGGAGCGATGAAGCCCAGCTGCCCTCCACGCTCACGGGCCTCTACGTGGGCCTGCTAGGCCCAGCAGCTCGCGATGGCCCCCCGGGGGCCCTGGCGGAACTGGCCAGGCTGGCCTGGGAGCTGGGCCGTGCGCACCAGAGGGGCCTGAAGGCGGGCTGTTTACCGTCGGCGGAGGCGAGGGCCTGGGCTGTGGCCCAAGGCTGGTTGCGGCCCACCCCGGGGGCCCCGGAGACGGAGCTGGCCTTCTCCAGCTTCCTCCTGCAGTGCTTCCTGGGGGCCGTGTGGCTGGCTCTGAGCAGCGAAATCAAGGACAAGGAGCTGCCGCAGTATCTGGCCTTAACCCCGAGGAAGAAGCGGCCCTATGACAACTGGCTGGAGGGCGTGCCGCGCTTCTTGGTCGGATTGGTCTTCCAGCCTCGCGCCGGCTGCCTGGGGGCCCTGGCAGGGCCGGCGGCCACCACGTCGGCGGACAGGAAGCAGAAGGTGCTCACGAGGTACCTGAAGCGTCTGCAGCCCGGGACGCTGCAGGCGGGGCGGCTGCTGGAGCTGCTGCACTGTGCCCACGAGGCGCTGGACCCCGGGCTCTGGCAGCACGTGCTGCAGGGGCTCCCTGCCCGCCTCTCCTTCCTGGGCACACGGCTCACGCCTCCTGACACCCATGTGCTGGGCAGCGCCCTGGAGGCCGCGGGCCGAGACTTTTCCCTGGACCTCCGCAGCACTGGCGTCGACGCCTCTGGACTGGGGAGCCTCGTGGGACTCAGCTGTGTCACCCGTTTCAG GGCTGCATTGAGTGACACTGTGGAGCTATGGGAGTCCCTGCAGCAGCGTGGGGAGGCCAAGCTACTCCGGGCAGTGGAGGAGAAGTTCACCATCGAGCCTTTCAAGGCCAAGTCCATGAAGGATGTGGAAGACCTTGGCAATCTCGTGCAGATCCAGAG GACAAGAAGCTCCTCTGAAGCAGCAGCTGGGGAGCTCCCTGCTGTCCGAGACTTAAAGAAGCTGGAGTTTGC GCTGGGCCCTGTCTTGGGCCCACAGGTTTTTCCTAAACTGGTGAAGATCCTTGAGGCCTTTACTTCCCTTCAGCATCTAGA CCTGGACTCGCTGAGCGAGAACAAGATTGGGGACGAGGGTGTCGCCCAGCTCTCAGCCACCTTCCCTCAGCTGAAGGCCCTGGAGACACTCAA